In Candidatus Woesearchaeota archaeon, the genomic window ATAAATGCGGAACCTCAATCCATGCTGCGGCTCCAGGACAAGTTCAGAAGGTTAAATATGGTTATAATTTTGGCGGAGGAAATTATATTACAATTTTACATTCAAACGGAGTGGTCACTTATTATGGACATCTTATGACAATTTTTGTAAAACCGGGAGATATGGTTGATGTTGGCGAGAGAATTGC contains:
- a CDS encoding M23 family metallopeptidase — encoded protein: KCGTSIHAAAPGQVQKVKYGYNFGGGNYITILHSNGVVTYYGHLMTIFVKPGDMVDVGERIALIGGAPGMAGAGRSTGCHLHFGVVGAKNPLAKYGIGASIRYSK